A stretch of DNA from Granulicella pectinivorans:
CGCGACGTGCTGGCCATGCTGTGCAAGCGTCGACTGCATGGACTGCCAGCCACATCCAGCATCCACACTGCAGGTCATATCCTGCCATGTGTGTTCACGCACCTGATTCATGCGCGAGGTACGAAGCCGTATCTCGGCCGGCGCCTCATCCAGCCATGGGGACTTGGTCCCGGCCCCCTCGATGCAGACCACCAGACCCTTCTCATTGGCGTAGCGAAGGAGATGCGCGGCCTGTTGAGCGTCTGCCGGCGCAACGGAACAGGCACTGCCGGTCGCTTCGACGTGTTCAAGACCAGCAATCGACGCGGCGTATTCCATCACACTTTGTTGCGATATCGAGGTCATCTTCTACGATTCGTTCCTGTCAAAAATATTCAGCGATACCCGCAGTCTCAAGCGGATGCGGGGTATACGGTCCGGTCTTTTCACCGCAGAGTCTGGGGCGAGGAAAGAGCTTGTCTGGGTTCGAGATGTTCTCCGGATCGAAGGCGTGGCGAACACGGTGCATCGTGGAGAGATCAGGTTCGGCATACATGTAGCCCATCGATTCCTGCTTCTCGCGTCCTACGCCGTGCTCGCCGGTGATGGAACCACCAAGATCGACGCAGACCCGCAGAATGCCGAGCGAAAGGTTCACGGCAATCTGTTCCTGGCCGGGGATCGATGCGTCGTAAAGCACGATGGGATGCAGGTTGCCATCGCCGGCATGAAACACGTTGGTGACCTGCAGTCCTACTTCCTGGGACATCTGTGCGATTCTGTCGAGGACCTCGGGCAGCCTGGTGCGCGGGATGACGCCATCCTGCACGATGTAGTTCGGCGCTAACCTTCCGGCGGCGGCGAATGCAGCCTTGCGTCCCTTCCACACCAGCATGCGTTCGCGTTCGGTGTGCGCCAGCCGGTCTTCCCACGCGCCATTGTCCCGGCAAAGCTGGCGAACCTGGTCCATCTGGAGCGCGACCTCCGCTGCAGGGCCGTCCAGTTCAATCAACAACAGTGCTTCGCACACAGGGTAGTTCGGATGCACGGCCGCTTCGGCGGACTGGATTGAGAGCCGGTCCATGATCTCCATGGCTGCGGGAAGAATCGCCGCCGCGATGATATCGGAGACTGTTTGACCTGCGCACGCGATGCTGTCGAAGGCAGCCAACAATACTTGAACCGTTTCGGGCTTCTTGACGATGCGCAACGTGATCTCCGTCGCCACGCCGAGTGTGCCCTCCGAACCAACAAAGACACCAAGGAGATCGTACCCTGGGGCATCCAGCGTGGGAGCCCCCAGATGCACCTTCTCACCGGTCGGCAGCACGACCTCGAGCCCAAGCACATGGGTGGTGGTGAAGCCGTACTTGAGGCAGTGCGCTCCGCCCGCATTCTCTGCCACGTTCCCGCCAATGGTACACACGCTCTGCGATGATGGATCTGGAGCATAGAAGTACCCGTGCGGTGCGACACGCGCGGTCAGGTGATTGTTGATCACACCTGGTTGGACGGTCATGCGCTGATTGACGAGATCGACGTTGAGGATCTCAGTCATGCGCGCGAAACTGATGACAATACCGCCCTCCGCTGGGAGCGCGCCACCCGAAAGACCTGTGCCGGCACCACGCGCGACGAACGCAATTTTATGGCGAGCGCACGTTTGTACAACCGCCTGCACCTGAGCCGTGGAACGCGGCAACACAACCGCAGAGGGCAGCGTGCGTATGGCTGTCAACCCATCGCATTCGTACGTCTGGAGTTGGCTGCGTTCCACAAGCAACCCATCACGCCCCACAGCCGCTTCCAATTCTGCGAGTATGACAGCGGGAAGTAATGCGTGGTCTTGCGTCTTCATGGATTGCTCCCTGGCTATTCGGTGTATTCCGTACATGCGCCAATCAGCCGGCTGAACCGCTTCGGCGGCTTCACGCGCATCTCGCAAACGTCGGATCATTGTACCGATGGGGAGTTTCTTCTGTCATGGAAGCGGCCTGCTGTGCGCGAAAGCGGCACATGCAGGGTGGGACGTCCATGAAGAACGCGCCTTCCATATCCATGGAAACCAGCCATCCGGGCGGTCGGTGACATGGACTCCCCCCGGATGCCAGAACCATCAAGCCTTGAGGACTAGAAGGCCAAGATGAGCGAACCGGTGGCGAGGATCCGATTTAGTACAGGCCGACAGCGTGTTCTCCAGCGGGAAGGTCGTGGGCACTGCGCACATCTCCGGCAACCGATTCCAGTCGTTTGCTTGGGTCGCTCTCTGAGCTGGCACGCACGTAGCGGACTCGCTTACCTGCAGCAAGAAACAAGACCCGGTGGTCCGCTGGTCCGCGAGGTATTCCGATTCCACGCGAGAGTTGATACAGAGTTTCGAGTAACACCTCTGGCCGG
This window harbors:
- a CDS encoding FAD-linked oxidase C-terminal domain-containing protein codes for the protein MKTQDHALLPAVILAELEAAVGRDGLLVERSQLQTYECDGLTAIRTLPSAVVLPRSTAQVQAVVQTCARHKIAFVARGAGTGLSGGALPAEGGIVISFARMTEILNVDLVNQRMTVQPGVINNHLTARVAPHGYFYAPDPSSQSVCTIGGNVAENAGGAHCLKYGFTTTHVLGLEVVLPTGEKVHLGAPTLDAPGYDLLGVFVGSEGTLGVATEITLRIVKKPETVQVLLAAFDSIACAGQTVSDIIAAAILPAAMEIMDRLSIQSAEAAVHPNYPVCEALLLIELDGPAAEVALQMDQVRQLCRDNGAWEDRLAHTERERMLVWKGRKAAFAAAGRLAPNYIVQDGVIPRTRLPEVLDRIAQMSQEVGLQVTNVFHAGDGNLHPIVLYDASIPGQEQIAVNLSLGILRVCVDLGGSITGEHGVGREKQESMGYMYAEPDLSTMHRVRHAFDPENISNPDKLFPRPRLCGEKTGPYTPHPLETAGIAEYF